The genomic stretch GTGGTCATCTCCGAGGTGCAGCCGATGAAGATGGCGGCCGCCGAGGCCCTCTACACGACCACGACCGGCGCCCCCTTCTCCCTCTTCTCCTACGCCGGGCCGGGCGAGACCGAACCGTCCGTCAAGATCGACATTCCCGGCCTGCTGTCCTTCCTCGTCACCCACGACTTCCACGGCACCGTCCAGGGCATCAACGACCTGCAGGCGCAGTACACGCAGCAGTTCGGCGAGGCCAACTACGTGCCCTGGGTGCCGGTCGCGTTCTGGTCGTTCCGGCTGATGATCGGCGTCGGTATGACCGCCGCCGCGCTGGCGGCGCTGTACCTGTTCGTCACCCGCCAGGACCGCGACCTGCCCGCCTTCCTGAGCAACCCGCGACTGCGCCCGGTCGTCGTCCTCGTCCCCGCCGTCATCGGGCTGATGCCGCTGGCGGCCAATGCGATCGGCTGGATCTTCACCGAGACCGCCCGCCAGCCCTGGCTCGCCTTCGGCCTGTTCCGCACCGAGCAGGGCGTCAGTCCTGGCGTCACGGCGGCCGAGGTGATCATCTCGATCGTCGGATTCACCATCGTCTACGGCATTCTCGCCGTCGTCTGGGTGCGCCTGATGTGCCGGCTGGTGCGTTCCGGGCCGGGATCGGGGGAGACGGAGCACCACGCGCCGGCGGTGTCCTCCGACGGCGACGGTGACCACACCGAAACCGCGACCGACCACGACGACGCGCGCCTCGTCCTCACTTACTGATCTGACTGATTGCTGGAGAAGGCTTCTCATGGATCTACCCGTGATCTGGTTCGGCGTGATCATCGCCGCCTGGGTGCTCTTCTTCGTGCTCGAGGGTTTCGACTTCGGGGTCGGCATGATCGCC from Kineosporia sp. NBRC 101731 encodes the following:
- a CDS encoding cytochrome ubiquinol oxidase subunit I — translated: MDVTDLARLQFAVTTVYHYLFVPLSMSLSLLTAGFHTAWLRTRRDDLKRVTVLCGQLLLITFAVGVVTGLVQEFQFGLAWSSFARFYGDVFGPTLAIEGMLAFFLEATFLGLWFFGWDRLPKGLHLATIWVVAIGTQLSAFIILSANSFMQNPIGYSINEQTGRAELNDFSSLLFNKLNLAAYPHAASGALMTGGALLLAISLWNQLRRPGVDRAAVRVLGRVGAWVVVVGGALVSISGDRLGVVISEVQPMKMAAAEALYTTTTGAPFSLFSYAGPGETEPSVKIDIPGLLSFLVTHDFHGTVQGINDLQAQYTQQFGEANYVPWVPVAFWSFRLMIGVGMTAAALAALYLFVTRQDRDLPAFLSNPRLRPVVVLVPAVIGLMPLAANAIGWIFTETARQPWLAFGLFRTEQGVSPGVTAAEVIISIVGFTIVYGILAVVWVRLMCRLVRSGPGSGETEHHAPAVSSDGDGDHTETATDHDDARLVLTY